From Cheilinus undulatus linkage group 15, ASM1832078v1, whole genome shotgun sequence:
aagacagtttgtgaaatgtcaTCCCTGTCAACTTAAGTGATATtactagaaagtggaagcgtttaggagcaacagcaataCAGCCACTGAGTgaaagaccacataaaatcaaagCAGGGCCtacgactgctaaggtgcatggtgcataacGTCAGACAGGGTtcagagcttcatgaatgggtttccatggctgagcagctgcatgcaagcctcccatcaccaagtctaataccaagcgtcagatggagtgttgtaaagcacactgacactggactatGAAGCAGTGAAAACGTGTTCTGTTCAGTGATGAAacacacttctctgttttgcagtcagatggacaagtctgggtttggcagatgccaggaaAACATTACCTGCATGACTGTTTTGTTGTAACTGAAGtttagtggaggagggataatgctATGGGATTGTTTTGTAGACCCTTATCTCCattgaagggcaatcttaatgcttcagcatgcaaAGGTTCCAGGTTCAAGGTTCCAGGCTTACTTTATTATCCCTGTGAAGAGCCATTTGTTTTTCAGTCAGCAGTCAAACATACAATCATAAATACAGCataaagacaataaataaaagctcaggaaataacaacagtaaaaatacataataaaaaaattatgcCGTCACAGGATTTCTCATTTAAAAGCCAATGGCTGCAGGGAGAGCTACATAATTGATGGCTGTGATCAGCAAGGATTGAATGGGCCTTTTTGAGGCTACAAATGTGTTCCTTACACTTTTACAATGCCTTGCAGTCTTTTGTGGTCCTGATCCAAATTATAGAAGGAAATGTTAAAACAGAGTCAATAAACACCTTGATAAAAGTATTATCTACTTTACATTACCAGTGGACGATGCTATGCTTCTGAccttgtggcaacagtttggagaaggcccttttctattccaacatgactgtacgccagtgcacaaagaaaggactataaagacatggttaaaggagtttggtgtggaagaacttgactggcctacacaaagccctgacctcaaccccactgagcacctttcggatgaactggaacagagccaggccttctcgtccaacatcagtgcctgacctcataaatgctttacagaataaataggcacaaattcccacagaaacacctcaaaatcttgtggaaagccttctagGAATAGTAGATGCTGTTCTAGCTGCAACAAGGGCTGCAACTCCATGTTGGAGTACATGCATTTGAACACAATGTCACTGAATACTTTCGTCGTACCTTTTTCTGCGTTGGTCTTTTGGGTAATGACCAAGAGGGCGTGTTTAAAAAAGACTTAACAAATTAAACTGATAAAAGTTTTATTTACTACAAAATACAGATTTCAATGATCAGTACTGACTTTACATTGTATTTAAACTCCAGAGAGCAGTGTGTAATAAGAAACAGAATATATGTGAGTGATAGAACATGTGTAGAATACATCGATTAAATTTAAATGACCTATctgcacatattttattttcttactaCTGAAATGCGCATTTGCAGGGAACAAGCTTGACAGAAGTAACTGCCCACCTGTCTATGGTTATTAAAAACTACATGATGGTAGTAGATGGAGGAAAGCCTACTTCATCTTGTATTTTAAGAGAAACCTTGTTCCTTGTTACATTTTATAAGGCTCTCTTCTACGATCTTTGATCAGGTTTCTTAAAAGTGCACATATTCTCTGTGAACTTGATTGTCTCATTTAGAGGCTGATTAATCaagaaaactttgtttttttgtgtatggTGTCACATGTGTAAGTTTAATGTTCAAACAAACAACAGAACACAGAACAGAACACAATCTTTAGACGTTTTTACCTTACATAAGCACTGCAGTATTAAATATGACATATCTATAAGCACAGTACTCAACATCTTTGTTTCATAGACAAAATCATACAAATCTTCATGGCTATTTAAataagtgtctaatgcccataTCAAcatgtttaacacattttatataCATATGCACATATAAGTCAAACTATTTACACTGCTTCTGGGAAGCTGGGTTGAGGTGGGAAACAAAGGCGTCTTAGACAATGAGTCCCAAACGTTTCTTGATAAAGTGGGACACCAGGGCTTGAGGTCTCTGCTGGTACTCCACCAGAACGTCATGTGAGGAAGTGATCTGGTCTCCCTCGAAGCGATTCAGCAACGCAACACACACTACAGCAGCTGGAGAGGAAAAGGAGATGGCATTGGTGCTTATGTGAGGTACACCTGCGAATCAGTTCTACATTCTCTACTACTTATATCTTGAAGCATGCCACTTCTAGTCACAACATATACACATCAGTAAGCTGTGCATTGCTATAAAAATACCTTTAAGGCCACAGACGCGGCAcatagcagcaaacacagtggaCTCCATTTCTATATTCCTCACTCCTGCATCAAAAGCCTTCCGCAGATACTCCAGCTTCTCTTCGTGAGAAAAGGAGCAAAGAGCTCCATCAAGCCGGCCTTGGCCTAGAGAGAAACAGAACAGGATTCGTCACTTCTGAGCAACCTCTAAAATATGTCGGTTAACACAACACTGAGCCTGAGATGCTCTTCATACCTTCATAGAAGTCATGCGTGCACATGGTGTTTCCAATCACTGTAGGGATGTCTTGAAGCTCAGAGGAGCATTGCAGAAGTTCATTAGCAACTCCTTCATCTAGCTCTGTGCTACGTGTGATGACTTTCCCCAGAACCACCTGCTCAAACTGGGGTCGGAAGGAGTAGTCCACTGCTTTATCTGTGATCACCACGGTCCCAGGAGCAAGACCTAAAGGATACACAAGGAACGAATTATATTAATTTCTCACTAACAGAAAAATCTctgataaaatgaaaacagtacAGCGCTCTTACCAACACCTCCAGATGTTCCAAGGCGAAACAGAATCACATCACGGCATTGAGCATGGTGCAACAGTTTGATGAGCTCATGCAGCATGATAGAGATGGAAGGGACACCCATGCCATGCTGAGACAAAACAAGATCGGGGTTGAAATAACTTCAAATAGCTCTACAACATTTGGATAATTTCccataaaaaagaaagcaactAGAACAATTTAGAGTGCTTCTACTGATAGAGAGCAATGGGCCCATTTAATTTAGAGTACTTACACTGATAGAGAGCACTGGGCCCACTTTATACATGCAGTAGCGATCAGTTCCCTCACAGATGTCTCTTATTTCCTCTGGATTTCCAGACAGTTTCAGCTCCGTGTGGATGAACTGGGCAAAAGCTTTCATTCGATTTGCACTGcccccaacacacacaaactagcaaacagagaaaaagaatgaGTTAACTCTGCTTTCAAGCTTTCAGATTATgtgactgattaaaaatgtcactACCTTAATATCTCCAAACATTTCAGGAAGGTTGTGAGTCTTGGTGCTGAGGCTGAAGTGGTATAAGATATCCTCCTCCATAGTGTCCAGGTAAGGGTTTTTGACCTGGACCTGTTGTCTAAGCGCAGTGTTGGACATAGTTACAAACAGAAAACTCAACAAGTAGTGAATGGCATCTCCAAATTTGATGCATTGGATTATAAGAGGAGAAGTTGGTTAATTGAAAACTACTCACTTGATGTACTCATTATGCTCATTTCCCATACAGTTCAGTAAAATCGGTGCCATGGCTGCAGATTTAGCTGTAAAAtcaggttttaaaaagtcttctTGCTGTTAAACGTCCAAATCCTCGTCCTAGCTGTTACAGAATAAGCCTTGTGTCTGTCTGCAGAGCTGATATAGAGGTGACCCCTGGCCTGACCACTGATTGGTTCCACGGAGAGGAGTTGCACCTGCTCTGCTCTCACAAAAACATCATCCAAATCATCTCCAAAACAAACAGAGCCTAAGATAAGTAACCTGGTAATGATAATTGGTCAACTTCCAAAGTGTCATTGTACcttcaaagagaaaacaaaatgtatcagaggcaacagaaacaacagatgtGATGCAAACCTCTGACTAAATCTGCAAAATATTTACCTGAATGTTTAGGGTCTTTAAAAATAGCCAAATTAAGGACAATGAGTAACTGCTGGGTTATGACATAAAGAAACGTCAAAGAACAGATAGATAACCTCTGACACTGGCACGCAATTCACTGGCATGTTTAAACATGACAGCGGAGGAGGTTTAATGTACAACCAACAGGATCTCAGAGTTCTTCCTGCAAAAGTCTACATTATATCATGCAACGTGGTTAAAAGGAACATAGCATTTTGAGGCATTTTCTTTATACATTACTGTCTTTTAGATTTACATTGTAGACAGAAATACACCAGATACCTGCAGAAGCATATTACATTTACACCGgacttttttcactgttttctgagTAAAAAATTTGCTCTGTTTGCCAGAATTATTTTTCCCACAAAGTTTTCAGTCAATCTTTGCTCAGTTTAATTTCAACAATTTATTGCAtatgtaacaaaaacaaagtatgAGACTGTTGACAGCACCAGACATTTTTGACATAATGTGAACAATCCTCCCCAACCCTGCCTGTACACACCCACCCTAAATCTcacaaaaattgagaaaaaataaacaaaagatattaaagtcaaataaaattaaaaaatgaaggaacacacaaataataatgatttttgctcggtttttctgattttattgttCTCTGTTTATCTCAGTTAGTGATTATGCTATTGTAATTCGAAGATAGAGggggaaaaagtcagaaaaacagtgaaaaaagatCGTTTTCTCATTAATTTGAGGTAGTTATTTATCTAAAGtgcaaaatttaattttatgtaaatgcaACCTGCTTCTGTACATATGTGTATATTTGTAAGaaaattatatataatatagaCATAAGTAtctggccacctgaccattacacaaACAGGggctgtaatgacattttattcaaatacatgtactttaatacaGAGTTGCCCCCCAtgtgcagctataacagccttcactcttcttggaagactttTGCCTGTCTGCAGCCATTAAATCTAttccacaaacaattaatattgaagtACTTTAAGAATGACTggctgaaatttactgtcataattagtagtgctgcaaaaatgaccagaaacagtggtgaaaaggggttagagagtagtaaaaatgggtgataagtgacaaaatgggttgtgagagacaaaaaatggtagaataagttgtg
This genomic window contains:
- the upp2 gene encoding uridine phosphorylase 2; the encoded protein is MAPILLNCMGNEHNEYIKQQVQVKNPYLDTMEEDILYHFSLSTKTHNLPEMFGDIKFVCVGGSANRMKAFAQFIHTELKLSGNPEEIRDICEGTDRYCMYKVGPVLSISHGMGVPSISIMLHELIKLLHHAQCRDVILFRLGTSGGVGLAPGTVVITDKAVDYSFRPQFEQVVLGKVITRSTELDEGVANELLQCSSELQDIPTVIGNTMCTHDFYEGQGRLDGALCSFSHEEKLEYLRKAFDAGVRNIEMESTVFAAMCRVCGLKAAVVCVALLNRFEGDQITSSHDVLVEYQQRPQALVSHFIKKRLGLIV